In Gadus chalcogrammus isolate NIFS_2021 chromosome 1, NIFS_Gcha_1.0, whole genome shotgun sequence, the sequence ATCTGGGTGAATAAAAGTGTGAGGGCTCTCTATTACAGCTCAAGCTACAACCAATAGGCCATGACTCTTTCTGTACAAATAAGACATTGCCGGGCGAGGGACTTTATTTTAACATAACATGGAATGTAGAGAATGTCCTTGCTACTCTCCACCTAGCTGGCTGCCACACTCCAACTTAAGGGACGTTTCTGGGCTCCTCCAAACCTAAATGACCCATGCACTGGGAGAGGTGTTAAATCCGGTTTATGGCTAAAGTTGTACTTGTAGTTAATGAACACAGCCACGCAGGAGATCACTCGAGGTCACGTGCAGATGGCTGGTTAACCTgttgcacactgattactcaatgtgcaacaggtgtgcaacctccccccagccccagagtccaatcaatCAGACtccgccaggtgaggctgcttaaaccagccgccgtccacacacactcctacatgGACACTATGTCCAAATATATCAGAATATGGATGTGTATAATGCAGTCAAGAGTGTGAAACATCCGTATCCCTGTGGCCTCACTCAGATAGATGGATGATTAAGCAACCAATTGGTGAAGACAAGAACAGGTGCACTTACAGTACTGCATGTGCAAGTTCAGCTGCGGAGATGTGCACACAGCAGTTCCTTAGACCCCTCatgtgctggtgctggtgctacTGCTGTCTCTATACAGGACTGTACCGTTAAAGCGACTGCGCCATATGTGCGTGACTAACGTGTGATTACGTCCATGGAGGGAAAGtgaagagtgtttgtgtgtgttccttttgtcttcattttgtttgtttctgaatCGTGGTCCATCATTCCGTTCTactttccaccaccaccactgcatttgtttattatctttgttcatttctgctctgtttcccccctctcctcctctcgctcgctctctctctctctctctctctctctctctctctctctctctctctctctctctctctctctctctctccgtcttggACAATTCTTCCTGTGGACCAATGCTTTCGGTCGACATTCATACCAACCAGGCTGAGCTCGCCACTATATAAAGAGCAATCCTTTTTCTGCCCTATATCCCCACAGCATATACCTGAGAAGATACTTTGCTTACATATGCAATGAACTTTCCAGAAAATAAAGATTCTCTTTCTCATCTGAAGAATTGCATAAGGTCCAGTCTGCTATGAAATACGATAAGTGTTATTTTGACTCCAGTATGGATGTGGCTGCACCATTGTAGGCCTCagcgacacagacacaaacacacacacactcacacatgctaTGCAAAAACCACAAGCACATATTCGAATGTGTATAATGACCcttaaacacacagaaaacatatacttaaatacacacatacatacatacaacgTACCATATGCAGTCACacaaaaacttaaaataaacacacacacacccacgcacacaacatAAGCAGTAAAACAttgacacaaactcacacaaacccactcacacaaatgcccactcacacaaacccaatcacacacataccctaCTCAGACACATACCCACATGTCTACTCACACACAAGGCGACTAACACATGCAAAGACCATTCAGACACATACCAATACACTAATCGCTCTTGCGAGCATCCCACCCGCATTACTGACAGAGCTTGCTAGGCAAACAGCCTGCGCAGAAGAATGGAGCATTGTCTCAAAGTGTTGGGTAAGAGGCAGGGGGAAATAAAGGAGGGTGCAGCAGGGGGTACGCGGAGAGAGAAGCGGAGGGCGGGAGTGAGGGGACGGATGTGCTGAGGAGAACTAAAGAGGCTGGGGGGAACATTGGGAGACGTGGAGTCACTGTGTGAAAACGTCTGGCAGGaccccgcagccccccccccccccacgtctcAGAGAGATTTCTGAACGCACTCCAGCTCCCTGCTTCCTCTACTCTGCTTaaccactctctcccctctctcccttccatctctttagctccctcccctctctctccctgccctctctgtcccttctccctctcttcttctctcccgcccttctctctacctccctctctcttccctctctctctcttcttctctctctccctcccctctctctctatccacttTATCTCAGCTCAACCCAAGGCTAACTCTCTGGTCCTCTTTGTGCTTTTAACTGACCGGACTTGCAGTTGACATTATATAGAGGATGCTACCCTTACCTGGGTGTTTGTATCTCGTGTACTGTCGCTGCGAGAGCAATCACTGGGTTAAATGGTTCATGGGAACGTCTAACCATGGCCCTCCTGACTCTATTCTCTGCTTCCCATCAACCTCCTGCCTGCTGTTTCCATGTCACTCAGCCAAATCATCACATTTACCCAACCTAACTGCtgtgcaccacacacactgtaatcaTCATCCCATACACttgcacactgagacacacaccacatacagcCTCGCAAATAAACACATGGATGCAGAAACACagacattcacgcacacacacacacaaaaatgacacacatatacacagacttAGACACAAGCACTCATATATGCAAGCCCAcacagcagaacacacacaaaaacacacatatacaaacacacatgcacacgtaacCCATCTATGAGTGATAGTCCTGTCTTACTTACTTACTGATTAAGTAGATTACTTGAATATTTCTCATTATATTAATCCTTACTGATTTAGATGACTTTAATAGTTTCTCATTCTATTAGTCCTTACTGATTAGATGAATTGAATATCTTCTATTAGTCCTGACTGCTTTACTAGATAACTTAAATAGTCTCTCATTCTATGAGTCCTTACTGATTTACGAGATGACTTGAATAGTTTCTCATTCTATAAGTCCTTGCTGATTTAGATGAATTAAATAGTCTCCCATTCTATTGGTCTTACTCATTAAGTAGATGACCTAATTAAATTAAGTTTTATTTCCTTGCCTTAGCATCCTGTGTTGTCAGCTATATGCACATCCTGTTACTCATTTATCAACCCAGACATCCAGACACTTATCCACAAAAATGTCCCAGGAGTACCACCTCCACATGCCCAGAAACCACCTCCACACCCCCAGAAAACCACCTCCACATACCCCAAAAACCACCTCCACATGCCCTGGACCAAACAGCCATCCTGGACTCACTTGGCTTCATGTTATAGGAGAGTAACACAGCTTGAGAGCTGAAATCCCTGGACTATCTACTTTacaaaaatgcaatattttaaatgtaagcAATCATATTGTGGAAACGTCTGATTTGATAATCAGAACAAAAAAAGGGACAGTAATATTGGACAagaattttctttctttttaaatcACAGGATCCAAATACAGGACAATGAAATTCAAAAAGACACGGATGTGCATTCTTTGATTCTTGGTAGGATACAGATGTGAAAGCAgcagtatatatttattaacaaaaaaaaacataaaatgtgaTTTCCTACCTAAAAAAGCACTTTGAATGGTGGCgatatataaataaacctgCATTGCCAAAAGAATGCTAAAACACGCTTTTGCACACATTCTTTGCAGAGTATGTTAACATTACATGTGTCTTGACTGACACCTATGCACATGTCTGCACtctgcacacaaaacacacacacacacacacacacacacacaactgattCTTGAGTAATGGAACAAGCTAAGCAGACAAGATGAACGCAGAGCTCAGAGTAGAGCATTGGATGATGAAGTAGAGATTCTGTGGCTGTTTATCAGGACAGGGAGGTTTTGGGGTTGTTTTGATTGTTGACCACTTGGATAGCTGACATACACCGGATGCTAACCAAATCATAGTCAGCATCCGGCCATAGACTACGTCACAAAGATCGCCATTCTGTGGAGGGGGTTGCAGTTGACCCTGGGCATTTTGGGACTAAATGTGTCTAGTACGACTGGGTGCGTTACGTGTCTGGAAGGTGATATGTATCATTGGTCGAGCTAACATCGGCCGACCCCCTGTCCCTATCGCTAACATCATTAGGGCTCTCCAAAACACGCCTGGCTTTTCCCAGCTCTCAAGAATCCTGGCCATACGTATGCAGACTCACAGATACAGAAGCACGTCTCAGCAGCCTTAAGGTCGTGCTCTACTGAGCCTATAATAGGTCCGGCGTGGGGGCCCTCTGTGGCTGCAGGACCAGCCCCTGGGGGTCCGGGAGGCAGGAGAAGGCCCTGGGGGGGAGGCGGTCCTCCCTCAGCAGGTTGTTCTCCAGGTGGAGCGAGGTCAGGCTGGAGCCCGCGTTACGTGGAGGACACAGAGCCCACCGCTTCACCGTCCTGGGGGTTACACAACCACATGTGCACCACTTTATACCTGACGACACCGCTCAGCCACACGCGACATACGCACAATGCAACCagcatgatatatatatatataatatatatacacgcaAAACAACTAGCAGAACCACATGACATCTTCAACACAACTAGCTGAACAACATTATATATACACGACACAACTAGCTCAACAACATGACATATACGCGACACAATAGCTCAACTACATGAAAGATACACAACACAATTAGCGCAAGAAAAATGGAGTGTGAGTGAAACTGGCTAGCTAGTTTCATTTGCAGTCATATGACTTGTGTTTTATGCTCAGAAAGAGCTGTTATACTCCCCCAAGATGTAATACCATAtgcattgttattattagttTTATCTCTCTGAAATTCCCCCCAAAATGAGTGCATCTCTATTTTCTATCTTAGGTGATATTTTGTAGTAACATGTTTGGTAGAATACATGAAATAGTGCACCTGGATGTGAGTGTTTTAGATATTCTGGGCATAAGGCCAAGTCCAGCTCGGTGATTGAGTAATTAGTCTGAGATTATGTGTGCAGAGCCCTAATTGGGCCCTTGTTTCCCAGGCATGAGGAAACAGTGGTCCTTTTATATTGCATATATATTTGGGGCTCTGTGCGGTTCTGACTCCACACAATCTGATTTTATCGCATATAGGCCGGAATATTAAGTTAAAGTGTATTCGTTTTTTATAGAAAAAAAGGCTTTGTGGGGAAtcattgtatttgtttgtgtccaTAGGCCCTAGGCACCAAAGACAGGACTTAATTTACTGAGTTGGCTGTGGTTCTGCAGTTCGTCTTTTCCAAGTCTACTGGATTAGGCCCAAGTCTACATAATCCAATAATGGTAGCCTTGCATGGCGCAGAAGGGGGCTAGCTTAGCCCAGTTCCTACCTGATGTGGTTGCCATCCAGCCGCAGGGCCTGGAGGTTTTTAAACTGCCGAATGCTGCGCGGCACCACCGTGAGCCCGTTGTCGTCTAGGTGGAGCTCAGTCAGCGAGCGGTACGCTCCCACAAAAGAGACGTGTGCGACGCCCTTATCGCCCAGCGCGTTGTGGGACAGACGCAGTGTGCGGAGACCCGGTCGTAGGTGGCGGAACGAGAAGCCAGGGATGTGGCGTAGGGTGTTGTGCTGGATGGTTAGATGCAGAAGGGAGCGGGGCAGGTTCTCGGGTATCGAACCCAGGTGGTTAAAGGACAAATCCAATGATTCCAGGGCACTGGAAAACAGGAAAACATTGAAAGATCACATGATGACACCAAGATAAAGCGCGACAATAGGTCTCCCAGTGCAGAGAACAGAAAGCCGGCTCAGTTGCGTAATGTGCTCGGAACTCATTAGGATCTTGGTGTGTTATTATCAACATGTGGTGCCTCGTCGATatagtttatattttattacGTGAAACCACTTGTACAAAATGTGATCTGGTTTAGTGCAGTGCAGCCTGGGGCGGCTGGTGGGGGGTGGACGAGGGGGGGACTGAGGTGCCAACAAGGCACAGCGAGAGCACGGGCCTTGGGAGATCGCAAGCAAGAAGGGAAGGAAATGCAATGCTGAAATCAAAGCGAATTGGAAGTGATGAGGGTGATTTGGTATTACTCAGGAGCCAAGAAAACATCAGGATTTTGAGTTAGAGAGTGCAGGAACCGCCGTGAAGTTAGTTTAAATTGTTGGAGCGTGCGCTAGAGCTCTGGGGATGGCCAGGAGGTGCCAGGCAGCTGCTGTTGGTTAGAGAACACAGCAGGGCAGGACACTCTTATCCAAACCCCGGTGGTACTCTgcacgtgtacaaatatgcacacacacacacacacacacacacacacacacacacacacacacacacacacacacacacacacacacacacacacacacacacacacacacacacacacacacacacgccgatcCAATTACTACTCAGGGACAAGTGACGCCAATGAACTTCACAGTGCAATAAGATGGAGGGCCCAGCGCTGGGAGTATGGAGAGGTTATGAAGTGAACGTTAAGCATTAAAGTTAAGAGTTAACAAGTTTGTATAGAAGGTGTAGAATGTGATTGTCTGATGTTTAATCCCCTCGGTCGCACCTCATACAGTCACTTAATGAGCAGTATATAGCCTTTAGCACAGAGGAAGTCTGGAGTctgatatataataattattcatcaCTCATAGGACTTTATTTTATAGCCACGCTTTGGCCATAAAGACACGTATGTTGCACTCGTGACTCATTAAACAACAAGAGTAATTTGGTTGATGGTGCAAAACTACAGGATTTATTCTCCCAACGTGCCACACAATTTGTATGAGCACATGAATGCTCCGATGTTTGAACCGAACTGGGTGAGGGCGAACAATGTAAGATGTAACCAAAACCCACATTAACACATTGATCCAGAGGAATACATGGATATACATATTTACATCCATTCTGACCTATGTGTATTGGTTATTTTGTACTAAAGACACATTTTAGTACTAAATTTCTAAAAGTCATATTctagcctcttttttttttggtgtgtgtgtgtgtgtgtgtgtgtgtgtgtgtgtgtgtgtgtgtgtgtgtgtgtgtgtgtgtgtgtgtgtgtgtgtgtgtgtgtgtgtgtgtgtgtgcatgtgtgtgtgtacgtgcgtatgtgtgcgtgtgtgcaaacGAGTCACGTGCTGTGTGCATACCATGGACCTAGGTGCATACAGATACAAGCAACCAAGCAATAAGTTCTGCCCGTAAGGGCAGACAGCTGATGCTACTTTGGTTATATAACACACGTAAAGTATATCCATGAATACCCTACAAACATGACATGTACATCTGTCCTCATACATTCAAAGTAGACATACCAACAAAGACATGAAGATACAGACATAGACAAGGACAGACAGCTATAGAAACTCAGTAATATTGCATTTGAGAAAAAGAACCTCAAGGGGGAATCCAACCCAAGTGGCACTATTGAGTTAATCTAATTACAGGTTTGATGTCCTGCGAAGCCCATTGTGACCATGTGAGTGGCACTCGGCCCCTTTGGGTCTTGTTGGTGTCTATTTAGCCTTTCCTGTCCTGTCTGCTCATCAAATGTGTGAATTTAGTGTGTTGGATTGAAGTCAAGCTTTAGGTGTTCGCTACTTTATCAAAATCTGCGGTCTTCTTAAGCTCTTTTAAACTTCTCTTTAAATGACAGGGTGACTAATAAGCTCACCAGGTGGTAGCCTAGCTCGTTGCataggtttgagtgacaggaggTCAGGGGTCCCCTGTCAAAGTGTGGAACAGTAGAACACTTAACACTGCCAGGGTATGGAGTCCCCACCCATTATAACGAATTAACATATGAACTAAAGGTGTTATAGGATTTTTTGGATGAAAGGGTCAAAAAATTGTACAATACAATATAGTTATACATGTTATAAGATTATCAAACCAGCACTCCCTCCCATGCCCACACACCTTGAAACTTTTGTGTGGGTCCCAAGGAGACAAATTCCCCTGTAAATTCTCAAAGAGAGAAATAAGATGTGTTCGACACACAAAGTACCCCCTCTGCTGTTGAGTGGAGGGATAGCAGGACCCGCAGGGGGAAATTATGGTTAGGTtggtggacggatggatggatggatggatggatggatggatggatggatggatggatggatggatggatggatggatggatggatggatggatggatggatggatggatggatggatggatggatggatggatggatggatggatggatggatggatggatggatggatggatggatggatggatggatggatggatggatggatggacggacggatggatggattgatagatcgatggatggatagataataGATAAAATGGTGGATCAACGTTTCGTCCATAGTATTGAATGGAGACTTACGTGAGTTTGATCCAGGCTTTGCTAGCGATAGCTTCATCGCGCAGCTGGTTACGACTCAGATCCAGcttttttaaatgtatacaCCCACTCAGGGCCTCCGTTGATACTCCCTCAAGGAGATTGTTGCTGAGGCCCAGAAccttcagaaacacacacagatgattcACAGCAGGTCAGCGACGGAACAAAGGGACACAGAGGAGACTGTCTGGATGAACATCGGACTGACCTGTACTGTGTTGGGCAGGCCCCAGGGAATGGAGTGCAGACGGTTTCCGTCCAGATACAACTCCTGAACGCTCTCTAGCGCTTCGAAAGCTGAGGGAGACACAGTACTGTCGTCCAGGGAATTGTCCCGCAACTCAAGAGAAACTAGATTTCCCAAACCTAGACGGTGGGGTCAGAATAGAAaatgaataggcctatatatctgATTAGTTTCTTCAATCAGTTTCAGTTTCTTCTATCGTTCTTCCACTCATGACAATGACACAATATACAAACAATAAGCGCAAgccaagcacgcacacgcagaagcacacccacacgcagTACCAGTAAAGGAGTGAGGGTCGAGAGCGTTCAGCGCGTTGCGGTTCATCTTCAGCTCCACCAGTGAGGGCGGCAGGACGGCCGGTACCATGGTGATCTGGTTCCCGTCCAGGATCAGCCTCCTCAGAGAGGTCAGGTTCTGAGACGCAACACAGCATGGACAACAATTCAATGGAAAGTAAGACACAGATGCAAAGGGGATATTTTCCAGTCCATTCGCACTGGCTAACGCAAGAATCGCCACGACCGGCTCATGTGATTTCTCCGGACTAAACTGATGTCTTTCTTTGACCATCAATCCAGTATTTCGGGgtaattgttttattatatgtGTGCCTTTATTGGCTGCtggtgtggtgcatgtgtgCCATTAAAAGCCGTTTGGCCAGATCTCAACCAGTATGCCTCAATCCAGTTCACCAGCCCTCTGTCATTACTCGGAAATGAGCACACCATTAAAagacaaaatatacatatattcattttttcttaaaataattCGCCTTTTTCATCTCTGGCCCATTGGCTACAGCTGTGTCCCCCCAGGGCCAACGCAGCCATTGGCTATAGCCTGGGACAGCGGCTGATTTGAGAGTGTGGGTGAGGATCTGCGGTGGGAGTCTCGATTTGGCCCTTGTGGTCGGAGGGCCCCTGTGGTCATCCTCAGTCTGCCAGCATGGGGACATTCTTAGCAAGGATTTCCTAAACCGGTCTCACAGAGCTGCTATGGAAATCACACATAAAATACAgcacttttttttattgccctATAATGAATACAATCTAATGAATGGGCATATCTTTATATGTATACTTTTTTATCACGTTTAACGCCATCAAATCCTGTGCTGGTTGGTTTCTCCATAAAGTTGTGTAAAGAAAAATCGAAAACCGTTTCAGAAGCACTGGCCCCAGCCCCCAGCCAGCCGAGCCGAGTTGTATGCATGAACCCAGGCGGTTGACGCAGAATTACAGACGCACAAAAGAACGTCAAAAAACGGAAAAGAGAGCAAAACAAAGGCCACGCTGTCTGAACATGAATATAAGCCCGACAGATATGTTGGGACTGGCGCAGTGAAGTCACTAGTTAGCGGTTTGACAGGAGGTTCAGTGAAATAAGCAGAGCAGGGTGGCAGGGCTGGGTCTTACGGTCAGAGCATCCGGGCCGAGTGACTCATCCACAAGAGTGTTGCTGCCCAGGTCCAACGTCTCCAGCCTTGGTAGACCGGAGAGGGCTGCTGGAGCCACGTGGCTGATGTTGTTCTCTGGATGGACAACAGGGGGAGCCCGTCCCGATGGGGtcggcatcatcatcatcatcatcttaatTTTCAGCTTCATCATGCGTCAATTACACTGGGCGATGAATTTATTTAAAGCGACTTGCGACCAGGATTTCCTGTTTTAGATATACATgtcattaatatatatttaatctgCACACATCTTAGCTAACGACGTCTACTGGTTTAAAAGGGAATTGGGGTTTAAACCGAGGACAATTCAGCTGGAAGTCAAACACCCAAGCTactaaagtatatatatatatatatatatatatatatatatatatatatatatatatatatatatatatatatatatcctgccCCCACTTTTTTGGGCATAGGCATAGTAAACCGCACAATGTGCAGTTTAAATATGCATAACATATTGTATTTGCTGTCATCTGCTGTGCATGTACATTCATGGAAACACATATCtgtacacatagacacatactcacacacacacatacacacacctagagaaaaaaacacacacacacacacacacacacacacacacacacacacacacacacacacacacacacacacacacacacacacacacacacacacacacaaacacacctgacaGGTCTAGCTGTGTGACCTCCAGGTCAGAGATGTTTGGCAGGTACGCCAGGCCCATCCCCCTGCAGCTGATGATTCCATTGGTTGGCTGACACGCTTCAGGGAGAGAGCTATTGAAGCCTGCCAGAGTCATATTGGAGGGGACCTCAgtcccttcttcctcctcctcctcctcctcctcttcctcctcctcctcctgtccttctCCCTGTCAGAGAATAGATCAACCAAAAATATCCTCATTAATAATAAGAATACTTAAAAAAAAGGTATCATGAATATGCCGCTCTGCCCTTTGTTTTTAAGATCATTGCAAGAACCCaaacctcttcttcctcttcctcctcctcctcctcctcctcttcctcctcctcgtcgtcatcatcctcatcgtcatcatcatcctcttcctcttcctcctcattcttgccctttgtgttttgttctgcGTCCAGCAGCCGGTTTTTTTCTGTATGAAGCTCTTTTAGTACAGACATCAGGGCCCCAGTTAGCTGATTCTTACTGTTGTGCTTCTTCCAGCCCGCTAGGGGTCGCCCCAAGCCCGCCTAGAACCACAAGAAAGAGCCACCATGAAAGAGTCAACGCTTATTATCTCCGCTGACTTCAGACTTCATTGCTATGGTTAAAAAGCAGTGAGATGTTTGAGACATTCAAACAGAAAATTAAACGACCAAACACTTTAACACGAAGTTTGCGTTTACAAATATCCTCAGGCTGATTTATATCTCactgacaataataatacaagtGTGATTTCCTTACCAGTCTGTATGCAGTGGCCTCAACAGTAGCAGCGTGTCTCCTCATGCCCCAggctcctctcttcttcctgcGCTCCTCCAGCTTTTGGAGGTCCATCCCAAGTGGtgctccttcctccttctcctctgcccCAGTTTGGGTATGGTCATGTCCACTTTTTTCTACATTCACAGCTGCCAATCAGAGAGAAACATTACACATTTCAATGGCATACC encodes:
- the LOC130374684 gene encoding extracellular matrix protein 2-like, whose product is MLVPGCKTWICCLTLAVLVVSVRHADGSAGPSGPNVLEIEMAPLPLVMPGVWDGQQSTFPPSNAVNVEKSGHDHTQTGAEEKEEGAPLGMDLQKLEERRKKRGAWGMRRHAATVEATAYRLAGLGRPLAGWKKHNSKNQLTGALMSVLKELHTEKNRLLDAEQNTKGKNEEEEEEDDDDDEDDDDEEEEEEEEEEEEEEEEVWGEGQEEEEEEEEEEEEEEGTEVPSNMTLAGFNSSLPEACQPTNGIISCRGMGLAYLPNISDLEVTQLDLSENNISHVAPAALSGLPRLETLDLGSNTLVDESLGPDALTNLTSLRRLILDGNQITMVPAVLPPSLVELKMNRNALNALDPHSFTGLGNLVSLELRDNSLDDSTVSPSAFEALESVQELYLDGNRLHSIPWGLPNTVQVLGLSNNLLEGVSTEALSGCIHLKKLDLSRNQLRDEAIASKAWIKLTALESLDLSFNHLGSIPENLPRSLLHLTIQHNTLRHIPGFSFRHLRPGLRTLRLSHNALGDKGVAHVSFVGAYRSLTELHLDDNGLTVVPRSIRQFKNLQALRLDGNHIRTVKRWALCPPRNAGSSLTSLHLENNLLREDRLPPRAFSCLPDPQGLVLQPQRAPTPDLL